From the genome of Cognaticolwellia beringensis, one region includes:
- a CDS encoding IS4 family transposase, producing MPSLSDLFTFDSNTLDPRITKSLFTAADSLINGAALTLTSMGRHAASLQGKSEKHAIKRIDRLLGSQPLYQNRQSFYQDIARLFITTPHPLIHVDWSTVYNYNFVMLRAAISIGGRAVTIYEEVHPESKHTNHQVHLNFIANLKKILPEDIQPIICTDAGFKIPWFKAIEAQQWYWLARTRGTVKCQRQGESDWHYVSKCHHLALSIASELKGVILSKAHQFVCRGVLFKGRKMYRHKLNRKGVTTKCKTNIKSSKSAKEPWFLVSNLPRNTFKPQHLVNMYKRRMAIEESFRDCKNEYYGLGLSRSLSRSVERLQVILLLSMMVQFYLYCVGKAAESAGYHRQFQANSVKTKRVLSYGYLALRILQHKRYYISDKMIISAMKALIHESLY from the coding sequence ATGCCTTCATTATCAGACTTATTCACCTTTGATTCAAACACTTTAGATCCTAGAATTACAAAATCTCTTTTTACTGCTGCTGATAGTCTCATCAATGGTGCGGCATTGACCTTAACCTCGATGGGAAGACACGCTGCTAGCTTGCAGGGTAAATCAGAAAAACACGCGATAAAACGTATCGATAGACTGCTTGGGAGTCAGCCTTTATATCAGAATAGGCAGTCATTTTACCAGGACATTGCACGGCTGTTTATTACGACACCCCACCCACTTATTCATGTGGACTGGTCCACCGTCTACAACTATAACTTCGTCATGCTCAGAGCCGCCATTTCTATTGGAGGACGTGCAGTTACGATCTATGAGGAAGTTCATCCTGAAAGTAAACACACGAACCACCAAGTACACTTGAACTTCATTGCTAATTTAAAAAAGATATTACCTGAAGATATTCAGCCTATTATATGCACGGATGCGGGCTTTAAAATCCCGTGGTTTAAAGCGATCGAGGCTCAGCAATGGTACTGGCTTGCAAGGACAAGAGGCACTGTAAAATGCCAACGTCAAGGTGAAAGCGATTGGCATTATGTGAGCAAATGTCACCATCTTGCGCTCTCTATAGCAAGTGAGCTCAAAGGCGTAATCTTATCAAAGGCTCATCAATTTGTTTGTCGTGGTGTCTTATTCAAAGGACGAAAGATGTATCGCCATAAGCTTAATCGAAAGGGCGTAACCACAAAATGTAAAACCAATATAAAGAGTTCAAAGTCAGCTAAAGAGCCTTGGTTCTTAGTATCTAATTTACCTAGAAATACATTTAAACCGCAGCATTTAGTGAATATGTATAAACGAAGAATGGCCATTGAAGAATCCTTTAGAGACTGTAAAAATGAATACTATGGCTTAGGCTTGTCTCGTAGTTTAAGCCGTTCAGTAGAAAGGCTGCAGGTTATTTTACTGTTAAGTATGATGGTTCAATTTTATCTATATTGTGTAGGCAAGGCAGCGGAATCAGCAGGCTATCATCGGCAATTCCAAGCAAACTCGGTGAAAACTAAGCGTGTGCTATCTTATGGGTATTTAGCGCTAAGGATCCTACAACATAAGCGGTATTATATATCGGATAAGATGATAATCAGTGCAATGAAGGCACTGATTCATGAAAGTTTATATTGA
- a CDS encoding prepilin peptidase: protein MTDLITLMTHSPTYFYSIVFIFSLLIGSFLNVVIYRLPKMLEQGWKSECREFLADELAKPIQTDDSLITLSTPSSSCPSCQHKIRFYENIPLISWLFLRGKCSQCQAKISLRYPLVELATALLSVVIAAHYGVTFTTLMLLVLTWGLIALTLIDVDHMLLPDQITLPLIWLGLLVNINAAIVPLSDAVIGAVAGYMSLFSIFWLFKLITGKDGMGHGDFKLVALFGAWLGWQLLPLLILMASAVGAIIGISLMVFKNHQREQAIPFGPYLAIAGWITLLWGNGIWSWYLSSLT, encoded by the coding sequence TTGACCGACTTAATCACCTTAATGACACACTCCCCCACCTATTTCTACAGCATAGTGTTTATTTTTTCGCTACTGATTGGTAGCTTTTTAAACGTAGTTATTTATCGCTTACCTAAAATGTTAGAGCAAGGCTGGAAAAGTGAATGCCGTGAATTTTTAGCTGATGAGTTAGCAAAACCCATACAAACTGACGATAGCCTGATCACCCTTTCAACGCCAAGTTCTAGCTGCCCGTCATGCCAACATAAAATTCGTTTCTATGAAAACATACCGCTAATAAGTTGGTTGTTTTTACGCGGGAAATGTAGCCAATGTCAGGCAAAAATATCACTACGCTACCCATTAGTTGAGTTAGCAACCGCGTTATTAAGTGTGGTGATCGCGGCCCATTACGGCGTTACCTTCACTACGCTTATGCTATTAGTGCTAACTTGGGGTTTAATTGCTTTAACCTTAATTGATGTAGACCATATGTTATTGCCTGACCAAATAACGCTGCCATTAATATGGTTAGGGCTTTTGGTGAATATTAATGCTGCCATTGTACCGTTAAGCGACGCAGTTATTGGCGCTGTTGCCGGTTACATGAGCTTGTTCAGTATATTTTGGCTGTTTAAATTAATTACCGGTAAAGACGGTATGGGCCATGGCGACTTTAAGTTAGTTGCGCTATTTGGTGCCTGGTTGGGTTGGCAGTTACTGCCGTTATTAATTTTAATGGCATCAGCCGTTGGCGCGATTATTGGCATTAGTTTAATGGTCTTTAAGAACCATCAGCGTGAACAAGCCATTCCTTTTGGCCCATATTTAGCTATTGCAGGTTGGATAACCCTGCTTTGGGGTAACGGAATTTGGTCTTGGTATTTAAGTTCGTTAACTTAA
- the coaE gene encoding dephospho-CoA kinase (Dephospho-CoA kinase (CoaE) performs the final step in coenzyme A biosynthesis.): MSTFIVGLTGGIGSGKTTVSDFFAELNIDIIDADIAARIVVEPGSKALVAIKAHFGADFIDHNGQLNRAKLRSRIFSEPEDKAWLNSLLHPLIRQEILAQIAQANSSYCLLVAPLLLENNLHKLVNRVLVVNVDEANQIARTAARDPSSVAEIKRIIASQMPSEQRLSFADDVINNQDTSLEDIRQQVIDLDKKYQFLALTPL, encoded by the coding sequence ATGTCTACATTTATCGTTGGTTTAACCGGTGGTATTGGTAGTGGAAAAACTACGGTAAGCGACTTCTTTGCCGAGTTAAACATTGACATTATTGATGCTGATATTGCGGCCCGTATAGTTGTAGAGCCAGGCAGTAAAGCACTAGTTGCGATTAAAGCACACTTTGGTGCTGACTTTATTGATCATAATGGCCAACTCAATAGAGCTAAACTTCGCAGCCGTATTTTTAGTGAGCCTGAAGATAAAGCTTGGTTGAATAGTTTATTACACCCATTAATTCGACAAGAAATATTAGCGCAAATAGCGCAAGCCAATAGCAGCTACTGTTTATTAGTCGCTCCATTGCTGTTGGAAAATAATTTACATAAGTTAGTTAACCGTGTTTTAGTGGTTAATGTTGACGAAGCAAACCAAATTGCTCGCACGGCTGCCCGCGATCCAAGTTCTGTAGCCGAAATTAAACGCATAATTGCCAGCCAAATGCCAAGTGAACAGCGCCTTAGCTTTGCTGATGATGTTATCAACAATCAAGATACGAGTTTAGAAGACATTCGCCAACAAGTAATAGATTTAGATAAAAAATACCAATTTCTAGCCCTTACCCCTTTATAA
- the mutT gene encoding 8-oxo-dGTP diphosphatase MutT — MTKIVHVAVGVIKQEDKFFLTKRLAASHQGGKWEFPGGKVEENETVHQALHRELKEEVAIETLTCTSLMQISHDYGDKKVLLDVFVVDNFTGEAKALEGQQSGWFTLAEFSGLNFPAANQAIIDQLQKNYQ; from the coding sequence ATGACAAAAATTGTGCATGTGGCTGTTGGTGTGATCAAACAGGAAGATAAATTTTTTCTCACTAAGCGTTTAGCCGCTAGTCATCAAGGCGGTAAATGGGAATTTCCGGGTGGCAAAGTGGAAGAAAATGAAACGGTACATCAAGCGCTGCATAGAGAGCTAAAAGAAGAAGTTGCAATAGAAACCCTGACTTGTACGTCATTAATGCAAATTAGCCATGATTACGGCGATAAAAAGGTGTTATTAGACGTGTTTGTTGTTGATAACTTTACCGGTGAGGCAAAAGCCTTAGAAGGGCAACAGTCAGGCTGGTTTACCTTAGCGGAGTTTAGCGGGTTAAATTTTCCTGCAGCGAATCAAGCCATTATTGATCAGCTGCAAAAAAATTATCAGTAA
- the zapD gene encoding cell division protein ZapD, with the protein MTAILYEHPLNERIRNYLKLEQLFAQASDCLHYNIVTSHSVFFNALFAILDTLERNDIRGDLIKDLEKLEQNLVIWSQNPDIDSAVLEENLTKTVGLSSQLKVPSAQWLQLKADKFLTGLKQRFAIQGGSSHFDLPQLQFWLNQASTEVEAQCRYWLSLLAQINAALALNLKFLRQRAAFEEIVTDSGFYQDNGEGLILIRIKVANNLPFYPTISGNRFRYSIRFMMPCSETGRKYSKQATTFQLARCK; encoded by the coding sequence ATGACCGCAATATTGTATGAACATCCGCTTAATGAGCGCATTCGTAACTATTTAAAACTTGAACAATTATTTGCTCAAGCGTCAGATTGTTTACACTATAATATTGTCACAAGTCATAGTGTATTTTTTAATGCCTTATTTGCCATTCTTGACACCTTAGAGCGTAATGATATTCGGGGAGACTTGATTAAAGACCTAGAAAAATTAGAACAAAACTTAGTAATTTGGTCACAAAACCCAGATATTGACAGTGCTGTTCTTGAAGAAAATTTAACTAAAACAGTTGGGCTGTCTAGCCAGCTAAAAGTGCCTAGTGCACAGTGGCTGCAGTTAAAAGCTGACAAATTTTTGACCGGTTTAAAACAACGTTTTGCCATTCAAGGGGGGAGTTCCCACTTTGACCTGCCACAACTACAATTTTGGTTAAACCAAGCAAGCACTGAAGTTGAAGCGCAATGCCGCTATTGGTTATCGCTATTAGCTCAAATTAATGCCGCGCTAGCACTCAACTTGAAATTTTTACGTCAACGCGCTGCCTTTGAAGAAATAGTCACCGACAGTGGTTTTTACCAAGATAATGGTGAGGGCTTAATTTTAATCCGCATTAAAGTGGCTAATAATTTACCTTTTTATCCAACCATTAGCGGTAATCGTTTTCGTTACTCTATTCGTTTTATGATGCCTTGCAGCGAAACCGGTCGAAAATATTCTAAACAAGCAACAACCTTCCAGTTGGCCCGATGTAAATAA
- the yacG gene encoding DNA gyrase inhibitor YacG, translating into MTLKVACPTCKKEVIWQEESQYRPFCSKRCQLIDIGDWADENHKISQPVQGAVDLNEEMLDALEAEFLQHNKFFVEPE; encoded by the coding sequence ATGACCTTAAAAGTAGCTTGTCCCACTTGTAAAAAAGAAGTGATTTGGCAAGAAGAGAGTCAATATCGCCCATTTTGTAGTAAACGTTGCCAGTTAATTGATATTGGTGATTGGGCTGACGAAAACCATAAAATTAGTCAGCCAGTGCAAGGTGCTGTCGACTTAAATGAAGAAATGCTAGACGCTTTGGAAGCCGAATTTTTGCAGCATAATAAGTTCTTTGTCGAACCTGAGTAG